Proteins from one Fibrobacter sp. UWR4 genomic window:
- a CDS encoding fimbrial protein — protein sequence MKNTFTSVLLLTIVGLAVLLAGASYFGAPLFGWMIMIAIFVVFIVEQVVALKKIKQVAAETSVLETCESRGIYGISGDGVVAKRIALAKRLLSKNIRLDSPIAYEVLNNNMEIKVPRSSGGTVILLGLMGTFFGLMASIATAGGAMDTTTQGTLDTIQHLFQNMKGIFGTSLCGLFAALILNATRSLMIASRDSFMARLDALTLDMQGDVPEEESDKTGLERLFESVEKNLAAVTASVQEGLTGVVNKVGEELSATTAKMNSSVSASVEQVSASVNASVQKVSADMSTSVKTLNESLATAMSGMNNAVKDLGNSVSASISTAFAPMENSVKALSASVESIPSKLDEKLNGLSSALDNGLGDIASGVKAGLNGVADDVKSALSDVSGSVYDGLYKVSESAQSSLADSSTSIAESIADQVKQSNAQWNEFMERLEERATSNVDAQREGLETLKNVALQVAEKAQAGSAELSASVSEKLGTLSNDILAAFQKLSETSSVLLEAQKALTESIDNRVVKEKEATDALGGNIVETAELMRVNQSELSANLEMLRAGLETILEKLSGDTAERDEEENFIEHLNQSLEAFHERASEVLMENAVKTQEILLEVLEQTQRVGHSVSAAAVPAEESKVEE from the coding sequence ATGAAGAATACATTCACATCCGTCTTGTTGTTAACAATTGTGGGCCTTGCGGTTCTATTGGCAGGCGCTAGCTATTTCGGCGCTCCGCTGTTTGGCTGGATGATCATGATCGCCATCTTCGTGGTGTTCATCGTGGAACAGGTCGTCGCCCTCAAGAAGATTAAGCAGGTGGCTGCAGAAACTTCCGTTCTTGAAACTTGCGAGAGCCGCGGTATTTATGGAATCTCTGGTGATGGCGTAGTGGCAAAACGTATCGCTCTTGCAAAGCGTCTTCTGAGCAAGAACATCCGTCTGGATTCTCCCATCGCCTACGAAGTCCTGAATAACAATATGGAAATCAAGGTTCCCCGCAGTTCTGGCGGTACGGTGATTCTCCTTGGCCTGATGGGCACCTTCTTCGGTCTCATGGCTTCCATCGCGACAGCTGGTGGCGCTATGGATACAACGACCCAGGGCACTTTGGATACCATCCAGCACTTGTTCCAGAACATGAAGGGTATCTTCGGTACTTCCCTCTGTGGCTTGTTTGCCGCATTGATCCTGAATGCAACTCGTTCCTTGATGATCGCTTCCCGCGATAGTTTCATGGCTCGTCTGGATGCCCTGACTCTGGATATGCAGGGCGATGTTCCCGAAGAAGAATCCGACAAGACTGGTCTTGAACGTCTGTTCGAAAGTGTAGAGAAGAACTTGGCTGCTGTTACCGCTTCCGTGCAGGAAGGCCTTACCGGCGTCGTAAACAAGGTAGGGGAGGAATTGTCCGCTACTACCGCCAAGATGAATAGCAGTGTGTCCGCTTCCGTTGAGCAGGTTTCTGCAAGCGTGAATGCTTCCGTCCAGAAGGTTTCCGCAGATATGTCGACCTCCGTGAAGACTCTCAACGAATCTCTGGCAACTGCAATGAGCGGCATGAATAATGCAGTTAAGGATCTGGGGAACTCTGTAAGCGCTTCCATTTCCACGGCCTTCGCTCCTATGGAAAACAGCGTGAAGGCTCTGTCCGCATCCGTGGAATCCATCCCGTCTAAGCTGGACGAAAAGTTGAATGGCCTTTCCTCTGCTTTGGATAATGGTCTTGGTGATATTGCTTCTGGAGTAAAGGCTGGCTTGAACGGCGTTGCTGATGATGTCAAGTCTGCGCTGAGCGATGTATCCGGCAGTGTCTATGATGGCCTTTACAAGGTCAGTGAATCCGCCCAGAGTTCTCTTGCCGATTCTTCTACCAGCATTGCTGAATCCATTGCCGATCAGGTAAAGCAGTCCAACGCTCAGTGGAACGAATTTATGGAACGTCTGGAAGAACGTGCTACCTCCAATGTGGATGCACAGCGTGAAGGTCTTGAAACTCTCAAGAATGTTGCCCTTCAGGTTGCAGAAAAGGCTCAGGCTGGTTCTGCAGAACTTTCCGCCTCTGTTTCCGAAAAGCTTGGGACTCTTTCCAACGATATTCTGGCTGCTTTCCAGAAGCTTTCCGAAACCTCTTCCGTGCTGCTTGAAGCCCAGAAGGCTCTCACTGAAAGCATTGACAATCGTGTGGTCAAGGAAAAGGAAGCAACCGACGCTCTTGGCGGCAACATTGTAGAAACCGCAGAACTGATGCGTGTAAACCAGTCCGAACTGAGCGCCAACCTGGAAATGCTCCGTGCTGGTCTGGAAACTATCCTTGAAAAGCTCAGCGGTGATACTGCTGAACGTGATGAAGAAGAAAACTTCATCGAACATCTCAACCAGTCTCTGGAAGCCTTCCACGAACGCGCCAGCGAAGTGCTCATGGAAAATGCGGTCAAGACTCAGGAAATCCTCCTGGAAGTTCTGGAACAGACTCAGCGCGTAGGCCACTCCGTTTCCGCAGCTGCCGTACCTGCAGAAGAATCCAAAGTCGAGGAATAA
- the nirJ2 gene encoding putative heme d1 biosynthesis radical SAM protein NirJ2, translated as MIVSWMTTNKCNLTCKHCYQNAGDHRDRELTTAEGHKLIDEIAKAGFKIMIFSGGEPMTRPDIVELVEHASRVGLRPVFGTNGTMITAEMAQNLKKAGAMAMGISIDSIDPARHNKFRGLENAFELTMAGIENCKAAGLPFQIHTTIMDWNQSEIFDIMDWVKSIGAVNHQIFFLVPVGRGKEIADHALHVAEYEKLLRDIMEKSRTLGIPVKPTCAPQFLRIADQLDIKTRYTRGCLAGLDYCIINPVGEVRPCAYMMEVAGDVHDAPFDEIWANAEVFKKLRTKAYEGSCGKCKYNDRCGGCRARAAYYHDGDYMHEDNNCAYGRGLK; from the coding sequence ATGATCGTATCTTGGATGACCACCAATAAGTGCAACCTGACCTGCAAGCATTGTTACCAGAATGCCGGTGACCATAGGGATCGTGAGCTTACGACCGCAGAAGGCCACAAGCTTATTGATGAAATTGCCAAGGCCGGTTTCAAGATTATGATCTTTAGTGGTGGCGAACCCATGACTCGCCCGGATATTGTGGAATTGGTGGAACATGCTTCTCGCGTTGGTCTCCGTCCGGTTTTCGGTACCAATGGCACCATGATTACCGCCGAAATGGCCCAGAATCTGAAGAAGGCCGGGGCCATGGCCATGGGAATCAGCATCGACAGTATCGATCCTGCTCGCCATAACAAGTTCCGCGGTCTGGAAAATGCTTTTGAATTGACGATGGCCGGCATTGAAAATTGTAAGGCCGCAGGTCTCCCGTTCCAGATTCACACCACCATCATGGACTGGAATCAGTCTGAAATTTTCGACATTATGGATTGGGTCAAGAGTATAGGTGCCGTAAACCATCAGATTTTCTTCCTGGTGCCTGTTGGTCGTGGTAAAGAAATTGCAGACCATGCGCTCCATGTGGCGGAATACGAGAAACTTCTCCGTGACATTATGGAAAAGAGCCGAACTTTGGGTATTCCTGTAAAGCCTACATGTGCCCCTCAGTTCCTGCGTATTGCTGATCAGCTGGATATTAAGACCCGCTACACTCGCGGATGCCTTGCCGGCTTGGACTACTGTATCATTAACCCGGTGGGAGAGGTTCGCCCCTGCGCCTATATGATGGAAGTTGCCGGCGATGTTCATGATGCCCCCTTTGACGAAATCTGGGCAAATGCGGAGGTGTTCAAGAAACTTCGTACCAAGGCTTACGAAGGCTCCTGCGGCAAGTGTAAGTATAACGACCGTTGTGGTGGTTGTCGAGCCCGTGCTGCCTACTATCATGATGGCGACTACATGCACGAAGATAACAACTGTGCCTATGGCCGTGGATTAAAGTAG
- the tadA gene encoding tRNA adenosine(34) deaminase TadA, with product MEDLKKVGDIDPMEIAAKLLAEEDERFMRMALREAQQAFDEKEIPIGCVIVKDGVVIGKGHNQIEMLKDATAHAEILTIGTAAGALDNWRLDGCTLYVTLEPCPMCAGAILNSRVSRVVYGSPDTRFGGCGTTIDVITDNALKRPVPVTGGVLAEECLGILKAFFQRMRLEKGDSGKKA from the coding sequence ATGGAAGACCTGAAAAAAGTGGGTGATATTGACCCGATGGAGATTGCGGCAAAGTTGCTGGCGGAAGAAGACGAACGCTTCATGCGCATGGCTCTTCGTGAGGCGCAGCAGGCTTTTGACGAAAAGGAAATTCCCATTGGATGCGTCATCGTGAAGGATGGGGTCGTGATCGGTAAAGGTCATAACCAAATCGAGATGCTGAAGGATGCTACTGCCCACGCTGAAATTTTGACCATCGGTACGGCTGCAGGTGCTTTGGACAACTGGCGTCTGGATGGTTGTACTTTGTATGTAACGCTTGAACCTTGTCCCATGTGTGCGGGCGCTATTCTGAATAGTCGAGTTTCCCGTGTGGTCTATGGTTCTCCCGATACTCGTTTTGGCGGTTGCGGAACTACCATCGACGTGATTACGGATAACGCCCTAAAACGTCCCGTGCCCGTTACAGGAGGCGTTCTTGCCGAAGAATGTCTTGGGATCCTGAAGGCCTTCTTCCAGCGGATGCGACTGGAAAAAGGGGACTCCGGAAAAAAGGCCTGA
- the hemL gene encoding glutamate-1-semialdehyde 2,1-aminomutase: protein MNHSVSEKLFAEAKSLMPGGVNSPVRAFGNVGATPPFIARAKGSHIYDVDGNDYVDYVGSWGPMMLGHAHDAVIKAVAETAQNGLSFGAPCGLESELAKLVMQLVPSIQMIRMVNSGTEATMSAIRAARGFTGRDKIIKFEGCYHGHSDSLLIKAGSGMLTTGKPSSKGVPADLAKYTLTLQYNDVAGVRETFNAIGNEIAGVIVEPVAGNMGVVPATREFLQTLSDETKKHGALLIVDEVMTGFRVGIHCAQGLYGITPDLTTFGKIIGGGMPVGAYGGRLDVMQQIAPLGGIYQAGTLSGNPVAMAAGLATMRELSGNPEHYVRAEASTTKLLKGLKSAADEAGLPMTTNQVGSMGCVFFTEGPVNCFADVQKSDLELFRKYFLGMLDEGIYLAPSQFEAIFVSSAHTDEDIEKTITAAQKVLKNI from the coding sequence ATGAATCATTCTGTTAGTGAAAAACTGTTTGCTGAAGCAAAGTCCCTGATGCCTGGTGGCGTCAATAGTCCTGTTCGAGCCTTTGGTAACGTGGGGGCTACCCCTCCGTTTATTGCCCGTGCTAAGGGAAGTCACATCTATGATGTGGATGGAAATGACTATGTGGATTACGTGGGCTCCTGGGGTCCCATGATGTTGGGGCATGCTCATGACGCTGTTATCAAGGCGGTTGCTGAAACTGCACAGAACGGCTTGAGCTTTGGCGCTCCCTGCGGTCTGGAATCAGAACTTGCAAAGCTGGTCATGCAGCTGGTGCCCAGTATCCAGATGATTCGTATGGTGAACTCCGGTACCGAGGCCACCATGAGCGCTATCCGTGCGGCTCGAGGCTTTACCGGTCGCGACAAGATTATCAAGTTTGAAGGCTGCTATCATGGTCATAGCGATAGCCTTTTAATCAAGGCTGGCTCCGGAATGTTGACCACCGGTAAGCCCAGCAGTAAGGGTGTTCCTGCTGATCTTGCCAAGTACACTTTGACTCTCCAGTACAATGATGTGGCTGGTGTCCGCGAAACGTTTAACGCCATCGGTAATGAAATCGCCGGTGTCATTGTGGAACCTGTGGCTGGCAACATGGGGGTTGTTCCTGCAACCAGGGAATTCCTCCAGACCCTTTCCGACGAAACCAAAAAGCATGGCGCTCTCCTGATTGTGGATGAAGTCATGACGGGTTTCCGCGTGGGCATTCACTGCGCACAGGGTCTGTACGGCATTACTCCAGACCTTACTACCTTCGGTAAGATCATCGGTGGCGGCATGCCTGTGGGTGCTTATGGCGGTCGCCTGGACGTGATGCAGCAGATCGCTCCCTTGGGCGGAATCTATCAGGCAGGCACCTTGTCTGGCAATCCGGTGGCTATGGCTGCAGGCCTTGCCACCATGCGAGAACTCAGCGGCAATCCCGAACATTATGTTCGCGCCGAAGCCAGCACTACAAAACTGCTGAAGGGCCTTAAGTCCGCAGCAGACGAGGCTGGCCTTCCCATGACGACCAACCAGGTAGGCTCCATGGGTTGTGTCTTCTTTACGGAAGGTCCCGTAAATTGCTTTGCCGATGTACAGAAGTCCGACCTGGAACTGTTCCGCAAGTACTTCCTGGGAATGCTTGACGAAGGCATCTATCTGGCTCCCAGTCAATTTGAAGCAATCTTCGTTAGCTCTGCCCATACGGATGAAGATATCGAGAAAACCATCACCGCTGCCCAGAAGGTGCTGAAGAATATTTAG
- a CDS encoding ZIP family metal transporter yields MDIARYLPVIYGIGIPFLGTVLGAACVFFVKGSLPPKVQRGMIAFAAGVMVAASVWSLLLPSIESSGNYGKLAFVPPVAGFWAGILLLFLIDKLTPHLHLGSDEPEGPQVKMKRTTMLALAVTIHNIPEGMAIGVVFAGWLAGAVAVTDGAAVSVGVAESVAGVVSLASAVAVSIGMALQNFPEGAIISLPLRAEGETRLKSFWLGVVSAIAEAGAAIVTIFLASALLPAMPYLLSLAAGAMIYVVVEELLPEASDGIHFDGVTLLFALGFSLMMVLDTAL; encoded by the coding sequence ATGGATATTGCACGTTACTTGCCTGTAATCTATGGAATTGGAATCCCGTTTTTAGGGACTGTTCTTGGGGCTGCCTGCGTTTTTTTCGTGAAGGGAAGCTTGCCGCCCAAGGTGCAGCGTGGGATGATTGCCTTTGCTGCAGGCGTGATGGTGGCAGCTTCTGTGTGGAGCCTGCTGCTGCCTTCCATTGAGTCCTCTGGAAATTACGGTAAGCTTGCCTTTGTTCCGCCGGTGGCTGGTTTCTGGGCTGGCATTCTTTTGCTCTTTTTAATTGACAAGCTTACGCCTCATTTGCACTTGGGCAGTGACGAACCCGAAGGCCCCCAGGTGAAGATGAAACGCACCACCATGCTTGCGCTGGCTGTAACCATCCATAATATTCCTGAAGGCATGGCCATTGGCGTTGTGTTTGCCGGGTGGCTTGCGGGGGCGGTCGCAGTTACGGATGGTGCTGCGGTATCAGTTGGTGTGGCGGAGAGTGTCGCAGGTGTTGTATCCTTGGCGTCTGCGGTAGCGGTTTCCATTGGTATGGCTTTGCAGAATTTTCCGGAAGGTGCGATTATTTCCTTGCCGCTACGTGCTGAAGGTGAAACCCGCCTTAAGTCCTTTTGGCTGGGCGTTGTTTCCGCAATTGCAGAAGCGGGTGCCGCAATCGTTACCATTTTCCTGGCCAGCGCCTTGCTGCCGGCAATGCCCTATTTGCTTAGCCTTGCAGCAGGTGCAATGATCTATGTGGTGGTGGAGGAATTGCTGCCCGAGGCAAGCGACGGAATTCATTTCGATGGGGTGACCTTGCTTTTTGCTTTAGGATTCTCCCTGATGATGGTGCTGGATACGGCACTTTAA
- a CDS encoding CotH kinase family protein gives MIGMFWRWVAVFVWCGLMIACGENSTGPEDIANSENVASPENIATPENVASPETGDESTFEESSSSVSAPLPNNGIPYIRITVPDSVALNDTTENGEAVYSEAVIEIAGNGLYGNVPAMAGKVRYRGNSTRLWYPKKPYRIKFNEKAELLGLAANKDWVLLANYRDQSKFMNAVVFDMARNMGNFKFVNANRFVEVEVNGDYKGIYQLTEQIEQAASRVNIDKATGVLFNMDKDDGPELNTWEHNNFWSSVYKLPMAVKYPKDVTATALESIQADFSKVEQAIADGDFATFSALMDVATFIDYLIIQEVTRNVELEAPRSTYLYKESAEGKYAFGPIWDYDGGFGYSWNEETSEYFGENSWILSSGNPSKSPFNCIAENMSAWVYCNTANNGAGGRGGMGGFGGFGPGGNVNAGAAWNGYGESGFFTNMFSNEEFLAAYKARWNELKDVLYDYATANLDEYVALCQNALENDAARWQPKRSYTTDVVALKSWLQKRIADYTSVVAAY, from the coding sequence ATGATCGGGATGTTTTGGCGTTGGGTGGCTGTTTTTGTATGGTGTGGCTTGATGATTGCCTGTGGGGAAAATTCCACAGGTCCGGAAGATATTGCGAACTCCGAAAATGTTGCGAGTCCAGAAAATATTGCAACCCCCGAAAATGTTGCAAGTCCAGAGACTGGTGATGAATCGACTTTTGAGGAAAGCTCCAGTTCTGTGTCTGCCCCCCTGCCGAATAACGGCATTCCTTATATTCGCATTACAGTTCCCGATAGTGTCGCACTAAATGATACAACAGAAAATGGCGAGGCTGTCTATAGCGAGGCCGTCATTGAGATTGCGGGCAATGGCTTGTATGGGAATGTTCCTGCGATGGCGGGGAAGGTGCGCTACCGCGGAAATTCCACACGCCTGTGGTACCCGAAGAAACCGTACCGCATCAAGTTTAACGAAAAGGCTGAGCTACTTGGGTTAGCTGCCAATAAGGACTGGGTGTTGCTAGCCAATTACCGCGATCAGAGCAAGTTCATGAATGCGGTTGTTTTTGATATGGCCCGCAACATGGGAAACTTCAAGTTCGTGAACGCCAACCGTTTTGTAGAAGTAGAAGTGAACGGGGATTACAAGGGAATCTACCAGCTGACGGAACAGATTGAACAGGCTGCCAGCCGCGTGAACATTGACAAGGCCACAGGTGTGCTGTTCAATATGGATAAGGACGATGGTCCGGAATTGAACACTTGGGAACACAATAATTTCTGGAGTAGCGTTTACAAGTTGCCCATGGCCGTGAAGTACCCTAAGGATGTTACGGCTACCGCCTTGGAATCCATCCAGGCGGATTTCTCCAAGGTGGAGCAGGCTATTGCCGATGGTGATTTCGCTACGTTCTCCGCTTTGATGGATGTTGCCACATTCATCGACTATTTGATTATTCAGGAAGTGACCCGCAATGTGGAACTGGAGGCTCCCCGCAGTACTTACCTCTATAAGGAAAGCGCTGAGGGTAAATACGCCTTCGGTCCTATTTGGGATTACGATGGAGGCTTTGGCTACAGCTGGAATGAAGAAACCTCTGAATACTTTGGCGAAAATTCCTGGATCTTGAGTAGCGGCAATCCTAGCAAGAGCCCTTTCAACTGCATTGCCGAAAACATGAGCGCATGGGTTTATTGTAACACTGCAAATAATGGGGCAGGAGGCCGCGGCGGTATGGGTGGATTCGGCGGATTTGGTCCGGGCGGAAATGTGAACGCGGGTGCTGCTTGGAACGGTTACGGCGAAAGTGGTTTCTTTACCAACATGTTCAGTAACGAAGAATTCCTGGCAGCCTATAAGGCACGCTGGAACGAACTGAAAGATGTTTTGTATGATTATGCAACCGCCAATCTAGATGAATATGTGGCGCTGTGCCAGAATGCTCTGGAAAATGATGCCGCCCGCTGGCAACCCAAGCGCAGTTACACTACGGATGTCGTAGCCCTCAAAAGCTGGCTGCAAAAAAGGATTGCGGATTATACGAGTGTAGTCGCCGCGTATTAA
- a CDS encoding cytosine permease: protein MEKKTNLFTNGAIWFGVAISVSEIECGIEIGAANTPQGLWLPLILGHVLGGIMLYFVGLIGARVRLNAMETTASTFGKYGSKFFASLNLLQLIGWIAVLNAQGALALGGLNLPISFPVTCVIIAALIAAWVFVGLRKTQKITTVVMSLLAVLLVVLTAKFFGLDSAAAGASANLPTFNFWTVFEISIAMPLSWLPVISDYTKDVEKPVQATAVSAIAYTVASLWMYFIGLQIAGLGVGTNIAQAILLAGIGIPGILIVALSTVTTNFLAANSAGESAKAIVNRLNPKITGVVVCALSTVLAIWGIVDHYIHFLYMIASVFAPMAAVLLVSFYFVKEHLEKKCFWIWNLFAWLAGFAVYQVAVTTGFEAVGPTLLAVVISAALTFAARIKKV from the coding sequence ATGGAAAAGAAAACGAACCTGTTTACGAATGGTGCCATCTGGTTTGGTGTCGCCATTTCCGTTTCCGAAATTGAATGTGGTATTGAAATCGGTGCTGCAAATACGCCCCAGGGACTTTGGCTTCCGTTGATTCTGGGGCATGTCTTGGGTGGCATCATGTTGTACTTCGTGGGCCTTATTGGTGCTCGAGTTCGTCTGAACGCCATGGAAACTACCGCTTCTACATTCGGTAAGTACGGCTCCAAATTTTTTGCGTCCTTGAACCTGTTGCAGCTGATTGGCTGGATTGCAGTCCTGAATGCCCAGGGCGCTCTAGCATTAGGTGGCCTTAATCTTCCTATTTCTTTTCCCGTTACGTGCGTTATTATTGCTGCGTTAATTGCCGCATGGGTTTTTGTGGGACTTCGTAAAACTCAGAAGATTACTACAGTGGTCATGAGTCTCCTTGCGGTCCTTCTGGTGGTGCTGACTGCTAAGTTCTTCGGTCTAGATTCTGCTGCGGCAGGTGCATCTGCAAATCTTCCGACTTTTAACTTCTGGACTGTTTTTGAAATTTCCATTGCCATGCCTCTTTCCTGGCTGCCGGTCATTTCCGACTATACGAAGGACGTGGAGAAGCCTGTCCAGGCGACGGCCGTTTCTGCGATTGCATATACGGTTGCAAGCCTTTGGATGTACTTCATCGGTTTGCAGATTGCGGGTCTCGGTGTGGGAACCAACATTGCCCAGGCTATTCTTTTGGCGGGTATCGGTATTCCGGGAATTCTCATTGTGGCCCTTTCTACGGTGACTACCAACTTCTTGGCTGCAAATTCTGCAGGCGAATCTGCCAAGGCCATTGTTAACAGGCTGAACCCTAAAATTACTGGCGTTGTTGTCTGTGCACTCAGTACGGTTCTTGCCATCTGGGGCATTGTGGATCACTACATTCACTTCCTGTACATGATTGCCTCTGTCTTTGCGCCCATGGCCGCTGTACTCTTGGTTTCCTTCTATTTCGTGAAAGAACATCTGGAGAAGAAGTGCTTTTGGATCTGGAATCTGTTCGCCTGGCTTGCGGGTTTCGCAGTTTATCAGGTGGCTGTTACTACGGGATTCGAGGCTGTTGGACCCACTTTGCTGGCCGTTGTAATATCTGCAGCGTTGACTTTTGCTGCAAGAATCAAGAAAGTTTAA
- the leuB gene encoding 3-isopropylmalate dehydrogenase — MSKNYKIAVLPGDGIGPEVMKEAVRVLDVVSKKFGFDVNAEWANVGGAAYDESGSPLPESTLKLGEASDCILFGSVGGPKWEHLPPNLQPERGALLPLRKHFKLFCNLRPARVYKELAGACPLRSDIVGDGFNILTVRELTGDVYFGQPKGREGIPGSKEEIGFDTMKYSRYEVERIARFAFDAAMLRNKKVASIDKANVLTTSVLWREVVNEVIKDYPELTLEHLYVDNAAMQLLKRPRDFDVMLCPNLFGDILTDECAMLTGSMGLLPSASIAEGSFGLYEPAGGSAPDIAGKGIANPLAQILSTALMLRYTFKEEEAARAIEAACEKVISQGYRTGDIYQEGCTKVGTTGMGDAIIAALK, encoded by the coding sequence ATGAGCAAGAATTACAAGATTGCAGTTCTCCCGGGCGACGGTATCGGTCCGGAAGTGATGAAGGAAGCTGTCCGCGTTCTGGATGTTGTTTCCAAGAAGTTCGGCTTCGACGTGAATGCTGAATGGGCAAACGTCGGTGGCGCTGCTTACGATGAAAGCGGTTCTCCCCTGCCGGAATCCACCCTCAAGCTGGGCGAAGCTTCTGACTGTATTCTTTTCGGTTCTGTGGGCGGCCCCAAGTGGGAACACCTTCCTCCTAACCTGCAGCCGGAACGCGGTGCTCTCCTGCCGCTCCGTAAGCACTTCAAGCTTTTCTGCAACCTCCGCCCCGCTCGCGTTTACAAGGAACTGGCCGGTGCTTGCCCGCTCCGTTCCGACATCGTCGGTGACGGTTTCAACATCCTTACCGTTCGTGAACTGACTGGCGACGTTTACTTCGGTCAGCCCAAGGGCCGCGAAGGCATTCCTGGCTCCAAGGAAGAAATCGGTTTCGACACCATGAAGTACAGCCGCTACGAAGTGGAACGCATCGCCCGCTTCGCTTTCGACGCTGCTATGCTCCGCAACAAGAAGGTCGCTTCCATCGATAAGGCTAACGTTCTCACCACCTCCGTCCTGTGGCGTGAAGTTGTGAACGAAGTCATCAAGGATTATCCGGAACTGACTCTCGAACACCTCTATGTGGACAACGCTGCTATGCAGCTCCTGAAGCGCCCCCGCGACTTCGACGTGATGCTCTGCCCGAACCTCTTCGGCGACATCCTGACCGACGAATGCGCAATGCTCACCGGTTCCATGGGCCTCCTCCCCTCCGCTTCTATCGCTGAAGGTTCCTTCGGTCTGTACGAACCGGCAGGTGGTTCCGCTCCGGACATCGCTGGCAAGGGCATCGCTAACCCGCTGGCACAGATCCTCTCCACCGCTTTGATGCTGCGTTACACCTTCAAGGAAGAAGAAGCTGCACGCGCTATCGAAGCCGCTTGCGAAAAGGTGATTTCTCAGGGCTACCGCACTGGCGACATCTACCAGGAAGGCTGCACCAAGGTCGGCACCACCGGCATGGGCGACGCTATTATTGCCGCACTCAAGTAA
- a CDS encoding OmpA family protein, with amino-acid sequence MRFKRDENSNPWMAYTDLGVALVSLFILAFVAMATLKEQKAEDLTRTEEEVLSCQEEMRKIAAERNALLSKSLQTSIEAGLIALEGGKIQIQAQFLFPINGADLTQEGVGVIRGISKGLLEAMDSTDVIMVSGFTDDTPIKSSTYTNWNLSTERAVNVVKTLIKEGFPPERLFAAGFGEHQPKYPNDSEEHRRLNRRVEIGVTPLQMMEKTN; translated from the coding sequence ATGCGTTTCAAGAGAGACGAAAACAGCAATCCCTGGATGGCCTATACCGACTTGGGTGTGGCCCTGGTCTCGCTGTTTATTCTGGCCTTTGTAGCAATGGCTACCTTGAAGGAACAGAAGGCAGAAGACTTGACTCGTACCGAAGAAGAAGTGCTGAGCTGCCAGGAAGAAATGCGAAAGATTGCCGCTGAACGAAACGCCCTTCTTTCCAAGAGCTTGCAGACTTCTATTGAAGCGGGTCTTATCGCCTTGGAAGGTGGCAAGATTCAGATTCAGGCTCAGTTCCTGTTCCCGATTAACGGTGCAGATCTGACTCAGGAAGGTGTAGGCGTGATTCGTGGAATTAGCAAGGGCCTTCTGGAAGCGATGGATTCTACGGACGTTATCATGGTCAGTGGCTTTACGGATGATACTCCTATTAAGTCTTCCACATATACCAACTGGAACCTTTCTACGGAACGTGCGGTGAACGTGGTGAAGACCTTAATCAAGGAAGGATTCCCGCCGGAACGTCTGTTTGCAGCGGGCTTTGGCGAACACCAGCCCAAGTATCCCAATGATAGTGAAGAACACCGCCGCCTGAACCGTCGTGTGGAAATCGGTGTGACTCCGCTCCAGATGATGGAAAAGACTAACTAG